A window of Plutella xylostella chromosome 19, ilPluXylo3.1, whole genome shotgun sequence contains these coding sequences:
- the LOC105390962 gene encoding UMP-CMP kinase: protein MLSRVVRPLSSYLNKMVPEVVFVLGAPGAGKGTQCSLISKEYGFVHLSAGDLLREERQRPGSEFGEMIEEKIRNGKIVPVEVTCSLIHKAMQQSGRERFLVDGFPRNKDNLDGWERVMSDKTKLLFILFFECSQELCIERCLGRGAAGSGRSDDNLDSLKKRFNTYLNDTLPIVQHYEQMGLVRKINAESPPEQVFEDVKDVFSDAGMVSIRN, encoded by the coding sequence ATGTTGAGTAGGGTGGTGCGGCCGCTATCGTCGTATCTCAACAAAATGGTGCCTGAAGTAGTGTTCGTGCTGGGAGCGCCGGGCGCCGGCAAGGGCACGCAGTGCTCGCTTATTTCGAAGGAATACGGGTTCGTGCACCTGTCGGCGGGGGACCTGCTGCGCGAGGAGCGCCAGCGGCCCGGGTCGGAGTTCGGGGAGATGATCGAGGAGAAGATCCGCAACGGGAAGATCGTGCCGGTGGAGGTGACGTGCTCGCTCATCCACAAGGCGATGCAGCAGTCGGGCCGGGAGCGCTTCCTGGTGGACGGCTTCCCGCGCAACAAGGACAACCTGGACGGCTGGGAGCGCGTCATGTCCGACAAGACCAAGCTCCTGTTCATCCTGTTCTTTGAGTGCTCGCAGGAGCTGTGCATCGAGCGCTGCCTGGGCCGCGGCGCCGCCGGCAGCGGGCGGTCGGACGACAACCTCGACAGCCTCAAGAAGAGGTTCAACACATACCTCAACGACACCCTGCCTATTGTACAGCACTATGAGCAGATGGGGCTTGTCCGCAAGATCAATGCAGAGTCTCCCCCAGAACAGGTATTTGAAGATGTCAAGGATGTGTTCAGTGATGCCGGCATGGTCAGTATACGCAACTAG